The Natranaerovirga hydrolytica genome window below encodes:
- a CDS encoding metallophosphoesterase family protein, whose protein sequence is MKFIHIGDVHLGKHLNHSSTESIAKKRRNEIKETFYKVLDLAEKEEVQLLLIAGDLFEDDSIKISELKEVNYRFSKLKDTHIIIIGGNHDPIHKSSIYSWVDWSENVYILGNRIEKVVLEPLNTHIYGMSWNSRYIEEGILDHVAIEDKERINILIAHGDVNLKSKYLPINIETIKGKQFDYVALGHIHKHRFIEDNIAYCGSLEPLDFSETGEHGIIKGEISEEKFLAEFMPFAKRKYAYKKITVNETFNNEILKGEVEQAVEDVDDLYRIEMIGYKDPLIEFDVESIETYFFLKDIYIEIVDHTQPSYDLDNLVKENENNIIGKYIEALKEEATQSEEAYKALYYGLEALLEEKVKF, encoded by the coding sequence GTGAAATTTATACATATAGGAGATGTTCATTTAGGAAAGCATCTGAATCATTCAAGTACAGAAAGTATAGCAAAAAAAAGAAGAAATGAAATAAAAGAAACTTTTTATAAGGTTTTAGATCTTGCAGAAAAAGAAGAAGTTCAGCTGCTGCTTATTGCAGGGGATTTATTTGAAGATGATTCAATTAAAATATCAGAATTAAAAGAAGTAAATTATAGATTTAGCAAGTTAAAGGACACCCATATTATTATTATTGGAGGCAACCATGATCCCATTCATAAAAGTTCAATATACAGTTGGGTGGATTGGAGTGAAAATGTTTATATACTGGGAAATCGTATTGAAAAAGTTGTCTTAGAGCCATTGAATACCCATATATATGGGATGAGTTGGAACAGTAGGTATATAGAAGAAGGCATTTTAGATCATGTAGCAATAGAAGACAAAGAAAGAATAAATATATTAATCGCACACGGTGATGTTAATTTAAAGTCAAAGTATTTGCCTATTAATATAGAGACCATTAAAGGCAAGCAATTTGATTATGTCGCTTTAGGGCATATTCATAAGCATCGATTTATAGAGGATAATATAGCTTACTGTGGCAGCTTAGAGCCCTTAGATTTTTCTGAAACAGGTGAACACGGCATTATAAAGGGAGAAATCTCAGAAGAAAAGTTCTTGGCAGAATTTATGCCTTTTGCAAAAAGAAAATACGCTTATAAAAAAATTACAGTAAATGAAACTTTTAATAATGAAATTTTAAAAGGTGAAGTGGAGCAAGCTGTAGAAGATGTGGATGATCTATATAGAATTGAAATGATAGGGTATAAAGATCCGCTAATAGAATTCGATGTAGAAAGCATTGAAACATATTTTTTCTTAAAAGATATTTATATAGAAATCGTGGACCATACACAACCAAGTTATGATTTAGACAACCTGGTAAAAGAAAATGAAAATAATATTATAGGAAAATATATAGAAGCCTTAAAGGAAGAAGCGACGCAAAGCGAAGAAGCATACAAAGCGTTGTATTATGGTTTAGAGGCTCTATTAGAAGAGAAGGTGAAATTTTGA
- a CDS encoding 6-phosphofructokinase: MKKRIGILTSGGDCPGLNAAIRAVAKSAYNKMDVEIIGINDGFKGLINKDYKIMKPEDFSGILTRGGTILGTARTPFKKMRKIEEDNVDKVKAMVINYNALALDVLVVLGGNGTHKNANLLREEGLNIIALPKTIDNDIWGTDLTFGFHSAVDIATDVIDRIHTTADSHDRVMLVELMGNKAGWLTLYSGVAGGADVVLIPEIPFTIENVLSALKERYNNGKNFSILAIAEGARTQEEALMTRKEFKKHRRNLKDPSISFSLAQEISSRLGFETRVTIPGHQQRGGAPTSYDRVLATQFGAHAIELIEKNQFGYTVALENNKIVSKPLEEVAGKLKTVNLDNPLIQAGRLVGTSFGD, encoded by the coding sequence ATGAAAAAAAGAATAGGTATATTGACAAGTGGTGGTGACTGTCCAGGATTAAATGCTGCTATAAGAGCTGTTGCAAAGTCAGCATATAATAAAATGGATGTGGAAATAATCGGTATCAATGATGGGTTTAAAGGTCTTATTAACAAAGACTATAAAATAATGAAACCAGAGGACTTTTCAGGTATATTAACAAGAGGCGGAACCATTTTAGGAACAGCAAGAACACCTTTTAAAAAAATGAGAAAAATAGAAGAAGATAATGTAGACAAAGTTAAAGCAATGGTAATCAATTACAATGCATTGGCATTAGATGTTTTAGTGGTTTTAGGAGGAAATGGAACCCATAAAAATGCCAATTTATTAAGAGAAGAAGGTTTAAATATTATTGCCTTACCAAAAACCATTGATAACGATATATGGGGAACAGACCTTACTTTTGGATTCCATAGTGCAGTAGATATAGCAACAGATGTTATTGATAGAATTCATACCACTGCTGACTCTCATGATAGGGTTATGTTAGTTGAATTAATGGGCAATAAGGCAGGATGGTTAACGCTGTATTCTGGAGTGGCAGGAGGAGCAGATGTTGTATTAATACCAGAAATACCCTTTACCATAGAAAATGTTCTAAGTGCTTTAAAAGAAAGGTATAACAACGGCAAAAACTTTTCCATCTTAGCCATAGCAGAAGGTGCAAGAACACAAGAAGAAGCATTAATGACCAGAAAAGAATTTAAAAAACATAGAAGAAATTTAAAAGATCCATCTATTTCTTTTAGCCTAGCTCAAGAGATCTCTAGCCGTCTAGGTTTTGAAACAAGAGTGACTATACCAGGACATCAACAAAGAGGTGGCGCACCTACGTCATATGATAGAGTCCTTGCGACCCAATTTGGAGCACATGCTATAGAATTAATAGAAAAGAATCAGTTTGGCTACACGGTAGCATTAGAAAATAACAAAATCGTGTCAAAACCTTTAGAAGAAGTAGCCGGAAAATTAAAAACAGTTAATTTAGACAATCCTTTAATACAAGCAGGTCGTTTAGTAGGGACAAGCTTTGGAGATTAG
- the asnS gene encoding asparagine--tRNA ligase: MNQNVIIELYKNTNEYVGKEIKVSGWVRSIRNSKKFGFIVINDGTFFDNLQIVFDETLNNFEEITKLTVGSSITVQGKLIETPNMKQSFELQATFIKVEGQSTSDYPLQKKRHSFEYLRTIPHLRPRTNTFYAIFRIRSLISFAIHQFFIHKNFVYVHTPIITGSDCEGAGEMFRVTTLEPNKEHEGFLEDFFKKEANLTVSGQLNVEPYALAFRNVYTFGPTFRAENSNTTRHAAEFWMVEPEIAFAGLEENMALAEEMLKYIIHYVMDHAQEELEFCNQFIDKGLKERLDNVINSSFEKVTYTKAIELLQESQEIFEHKVQWGCDLQTEHERYLTEKVFKKPVFVTDYPKDIKAFYMRLNDDEKTVAAMDLLVPGIGEIIGGSQREERYDTLVKRMEESNLNQEDYWWYLDLRKYGGTQHAGFGLGLERAIMYITGMKNIRDVISYPRTVNHLEF, from the coding sequence ATGAATCAGAATGTGATTATTGAATTATATAAAAATACCAATGAATATGTTGGTAAAGAAATTAAAGTATCGGGTTGGGTTAGGAGTATAAGAAATTCTAAAAAATTCGGTTTTATAGTCATAAATGACGGTACTTTTTTTGATAACCTTCAGATTGTTTTTGATGAGACATTAAATAATTTTGAGGAAATTACAAAGCTAACAGTAGGTTCGTCAATAACAGTACAAGGCAAATTAATTGAGACACCCAATATGAAACAATCTTTTGAGCTTCAAGCAACCTTTATAAAAGTAGAAGGGCAATCAACTTCAGATTATCCACTACAAAAGAAAAGGCATTCTTTTGAGTATCTGAGAACAATACCCCATTTAAGGCCAAGGACCAATACATTTTATGCCATTTTTAGAATAAGATCCTTAATATCATTTGCCATACATCAGTTTTTTATCCACAAGAACTTTGTATATGTTCATACGCCAATCATTACAGGAAGCGACTGCGAAGGAGCAGGTGAAATGTTTCGTGTGACCACCTTAGAGCCTAATAAAGAACACGAAGGCTTCTTGGAAGATTTTTTTAAGAAAGAAGCCAACCTAACAGTGAGTGGACAATTAAATGTAGAACCCTATGCTTTGGCGTTTAGAAATGTATACACATTTGGTCCAACTTTTAGGGCGGAAAATTCTAATACGACGCGTCATGCAGCAGAATTCTGGATGGTAGAACCTGAAATAGCTTTTGCAGGCTTAGAGGAAAATATGGCATTAGCAGAAGAGATGTTAAAATACATTATTCATTATGTTATGGATCATGCTCAGGAAGAATTGGAATTTTGTAATCAGTTTATTGATAAAGGATTAAAAGAAAGGCTTGATAATGTTATCAATTCAAGCTTTGAAAAAGTAACCTATACAAAAGCAATAGAATTATTACAAGAAAGCCAAGAAATATTTGAACATAAGGTGCAATGGGGTTGTGATTTACAAACAGAGCATGAAAGATACTTGACAGAGAAAGTGTTTAAAAAGCCAGTATTTGTAACAGATTATCCAAAAGATATTAAAGCCTTTTATATGCGCCTTAATGATGATGAAAAAACAGTAGCGGCAATGGATTTATTAGTTCCAGGAATAGGTGAAATCATTGGTGGTAGTCAACGAGAAGAAAGATATGATACTTTGGTAAAGAGAATGGAAGAAAGCAATTTAAATCAAGAAGACTATTGGTGGTATTTAGATTTAAGAAAGTATGGTGGAACACAACATGCTGGATTTGGTCTAGGATTAGAGCGAGCAATAATGTATATTACAGGGATGAAAAATATAAGAGACGTAATTTCCTATCCAAGAACGGTCAATCATTTAGAATTTTAA
- a CDS encoding aminopeptidase produces MDERTKLLAKNLVNYSVRVQKDENVLIHHTGHATELLAKALIKEVYAAGGTPFVHSSNRRLEREIMLQGNKKQYDLMAKVDGLLMENMDCYIGVRGDDNVSELGDVPADKRKLYSKNYLTPVHHDIRVPKTKWVVLRYPNNAMAQLADMSLDGFEDFYYNVCNLDYSKMSKAMDGLVRLMDQTDKVHIKGPGTDLTFSIKDIPNIKCDGQMNIPDGEVFTAPIKDSVQGKLSFNTPSMYQGFTYENIVLEFKDGKIINAFANDSNRINEVFDTDEGARYIGEFAIGVNPYILKPMKDILFDEKIMGSFHFTPGNCYDEAPNGNKSSIHWDLVCIQTPEFGGGEMYFDDVLIRKDGLFVLPELEGLNPSNLK; encoded by the coding sequence ATGGATGAAAGAACCAAACTTTTAGCAAAAAATTTAGTGAATTATTCTGTACGTGTTCAAAAAGATGAAAATGTATTAATTCACCATACAGGTCATGCTACTGAATTGTTAGCAAAGGCTTTAATTAAAGAAGTTTATGCTGCTGGTGGAACACCATTTGTTCATAGCTCTAACAGACGCTTAGAACGTGAAATCATGCTACAAGGCAACAAAAAACAATATGACCTTATGGCAAAAGTCGATGGTTTATTAATGGAAAATATGGATTGCTATATTGGTGTGAGAGGCGATGATAACGTTTCAGAATTAGGTGATGTACCTGCAGATAAAAGAAAACTGTATTCAAAAAATTATTTAACCCCTGTACATCATGACATTCGTGTTCCAAAAACCAAGTGGGTCGTTCTAAGGTATCCAAATAATGCAATGGCTCAACTGGCTGATATGAGCTTAGATGGCTTTGAAGATTTCTATTATAATGTTTGTAACTTAGATTATTCTAAAATGTCTAAAGCTATGGATGGATTAGTAAGGTTAATGGATCAAACGGATAAAGTTCATATAAAAGGTCCTGGAACTGATTTAACTTTCTCTATTAAAGATATCCCAAATATTAAATGCGATGGTCAAATGAATATTCCAGATGGTGAAGTTTTTACAGCCCCTATTAAAGACTCAGTACAAGGCAAACTCAGCTTTAATACGCCTTCAATGTACCAAGGGTTTACCTATGAAAATATTGTATTAGAGTTTAAAGATGGTAAGATTATTAATGCTTTTGCTAATGATTCCAATCGAATCAATGAAGTATTTGATACAGATGAAGGCGCTAGATATATTGGTGAATTTGCTATTGGTGTCAATCCTTATATCTTAAAACCAATGAAAGACATACTGTTTGATGAGAAGATTATGGGCAGTTTTCACTTTACACCTGGTAATTGCTATGATGAAGCACCTAACGGCAATAAATCTTCTATTCATTGGGATTTGGTTTGTATACAAACACCTGAGTTTGGTGGCGGAGAAATGTACTTTGATGATGTTCTTATACGAAAAGACGGATTATTTGTACTGCCTGAATTAGAAGGGCTTAACCCTAGTAACTTAAAGTAA
- a CDS encoding YjiH family protein, with product MNNKFSFSNFLKFMIPSLIGIVLFMTPIPQDEGVTIPIALLSNFVLDTFDMYLPAISTVLISIAVIITLICTLLKPKFITHNAFLNNLFIVTPFWLFLRVSGMIFAVLTLLELGPNWIWSEDTGGLLLFELIPVLFSVFLFAGLLLPLLLNFGLLEFIGTLLTKVMRPIFKLPGRSSIDCITSWLGDGTIGILLTNKQFEEGHYTKREAAVIATNFSAVSITFSLVVISQVELTHYFIPFYLTVTLAGVIAALIVPRIPPLSRKEDVYFDGRTSSNNETLPEGYNSFKWGLEKATLKASTSSKLSTFLLGGSKNVLDMWLGVMPIVMAFGTFALIITEFTPLFHWLGLPFIPLLNVLGVPEATDAAMTFVVGFGDMFLPVVIGRGIESELTRFVIACTSVTQLIYMSEVGGLLLGSKLPIKFKDLVIIFLQRTLITLPIVVFIAHIIF from the coding sequence ATGAATAACAAATTTTCATTTTCCAACTTTTTAAAATTTATGATCCCTTCATTAATTGGTATTGTGCTTTTTATGACACCCATTCCACAAGATGAAGGCGTTACCATTCCAATTGCTTTACTTTCTAATTTTGTATTAGACACATTTGATATGTATTTGCCTGCAATATCAACTGTTCTAATATCTATTGCAGTCATCATCACCCTTATATGTACTTTATTAAAACCCAAATTCATTACCCATAATGCTTTCCTAAATAACCTTTTTATTGTTACACCTTTTTGGTTGTTTTTAAGAGTATCTGGTATGATTTTTGCAGTATTAACTTTATTAGAACTTGGCCCCAATTGGATTTGGTCAGAAGATACAGGTGGTTTATTATTATTTGAATTAATACCTGTTTTATTTTCTGTATTTTTATTTGCAGGTTTATTATTACCCTTATTACTTAATTTCGGTTTGCTAGAATTTATTGGCACACTACTGACTAAAGTTATGCGTCCTATCTTTAAGTTACCTGGTCGTTCTTCTATTGATTGTATTACTTCTTGGTTAGGTGATGGTACGATTGGTATTCTTCTAACCAACAAGCAATTTGAAGAAGGACATTATACCAAGCGTGAAGCGGCTGTTATTGCTACAAACTTTTCTGCTGTTTCCATTACTTTTAGTTTGGTTGTTATTTCTCAAGTTGAACTCACCCATTATTTCATACCGTTTTATTTAACTGTAACTTTAGCAGGTGTTATTGCAGCCTTGATTGTGCCAAGAATACCTCCTTTATCCAGAAAAGAGGACGTTTATTTTGATGGTCGCACCAGCTCTAATAATGAAACATTACCTGAAGGTTATAATTCCTTTAAATGGGGGCTGGAAAAAGCAACTTTAAAAGCCAGTACATCTTCTAAATTATCCACTTTTCTACTGGGCGGTTCAAAAAATGTATTAGATATGTGGTTAGGCGTTATGCCAATTGTTATGGCTTTTGGTACGTTTGCATTGATTATAACAGAATTCACACCTCTTTTTCATTGGTTAGGATTACCTTTTATTCCTTTACTGAATGTATTAGGCGTTCCTGAGGCAACAGATGCGGCAATGACTTTCGTTGTTGGATTTGGTGATATGTTCTTACCTGTTGTGATTGGTAGAGGCATTGAAAGTGAATTAACTCGATTTGTAATTGCATGTACTTCTGTTACACAATTAATTTATATGTCAGAAGTAGGCGGTTTGTTATTAGGGTCAAAACTCCCTATTAAGTTCAAAGACTTGGTTATCATTTTCCTTCAAAGAACCTTAATCACATTGCCTATTGTTGTCTTTATTGCACATATTATTTTTTAA
- a CDS encoding QueT transporter family protein — protein sequence MDSKARFLTQAALIAAIYVVLLLIFQPISFREGQIRISEILTVLPYFTPAAIPGLFIGCLIGNYLGGAILVDIIFGSLASLVAAVFSYLLRKNKYLVPIPSIIINAVVVGLILKYGYGVPTNLYLIMLFVGFGQFVSSFVLGLALIRTFEKHKIQLK from the coding sequence ATGGATAGTAAAGCTCGTTTTTTGACTCAAGCTGCACTAATAGCAGCAATATATGTCGTCTTATTATTAATATTTCAACCCATAAGTTTTAGAGAAGGGCAAATTAGAATCTCTGAGATATTAACGGTATTGCCTTATTTTACACCAGCTGCAATTCCAGGGTTATTTATCGGGTGCTTAATTGGCAATTATCTTGGTGGGGCAATACTAGTAGATATTATTTTTGGGAGTTTGGCATCTCTTGTAGCAGCAGTTTTTTCTTACTTGTTAAGAAAAAACAAATACTTAGTGCCTATACCATCTATTATTATTAATGCAGTAGTAGTGGGCTTAATTCTTAAGTATGGTTATGGTGTGCCGACAAATCTGTACTTAATTATGCTATTTGTTGGTTTTGGACAATTTGTATCTAGTTTTGTATTAGGGCTGGCATTAATTCGAACTTTTGAGAAGCATAAGATACAATTAAAATAA